A region from the Mesomycoplasma hyopneumoniae J genome encodes:
- a CDS encoding DEAD/DEAH box helicase: protein MELSEKQSQAVDLLVAKWDNAFNNQQKASVTFKAPTGSGKTFIIANFIDRIMEEFDKNSAKKLVFIYNTISNAELPKQTLDKFEQYKFYLNSMKNATIKYKESPSKQKEAKGDQEYNILAKEADVFIFGTSSFGKSTIFVKEGKLDAFIDELRSDYYVIYIRDEAHIGTSKISEKADAKSFDKKIKELDNVFELMMTATPKENDDIVEITNKDLDEDNWKLLKANKKINLSIPHESTDEIDNSFLLEQACKTFSNIKKQYKQISDDENLRNLWKVNPAMLIQVKDKILEKEAEFNKEIKQIIKVLEKYNLSYAKYFSEEKTKTVAGHTSKTDLNSLSKKDSDVDVIIFKVGPATGWDIPRACMLVQLRNVSSETLDKQTLGRIKRFPIPIKIYNEDHRKELNNSIANEFFVYSNSKKFDQNLGERIYYLKDQYKNKKFVVGEIDKSSIIKINQTYKEKVYELVSNEFEQICEKFEKFRKKNQDFLRITRKNNINEGRFIEKLIFDQIELEIFNESLIKKHNNLITNDMWDNIELIYNQKINENIRISINYYKYYILTELLDDIKELNVKNWENTNPNLNIKHIIAPPEEYIEEYEIIDINDSKDSLKNYIEIKSEIEKYAYSNNKKIEKNQVKISVDSKPERDFVAFFTSWLEDDADENLEINIWFRNFKNNSKSIFWDYFEQTQVKKSYPDFIVCINQHQINIEIKGKGNNDISPEKTKDLIQMTQKYVKKAKENSLKNKQKNNLNFTSLICWPKNERADNFLCKGASTLEKINDLFRPQSYLITERKDAQEYDIKEEHLKKIFRKLAN, encoded by the coding sequence ATGGAACTTAGTGAAAAACAATCTCAAGCTGTTGATTTATTAGTTGCTAAATGAGATAATGCCTTTAATAATCAACAAAAAGCCTCTGTTACTTTTAAAGCACCAACAGGTTCAGGCAAAACATTTATTATTGCAAACTTTATTGATAGGATAATGGAAGAATTTGATAAAAACTCAGCTAAAAAACTGGTTTTTATTTACAATACAATTTCTAATGCTGAATTACCTAAACAAACTTTAGATAAATTTGAACAATATAAATTTTATTTAAATTCAATGAAAAATGCAACCATAAAATATAAAGAATCCCCTTCAAAACAAAAAGAAGCTAAAGGCGATCAAGAATATAATATTTTAGCTAAAGAAGCTGATGTTTTCATTTTTGGAACTTCTTCATTTGGCAAGTCAACTATCTTTGTAAAAGAAGGAAAATTAGATGCTTTTATTGATGAATTAAGATCAGATTACTATGTTATTTACATTAGAGATGAAGCACATATTGGTACATCAAAAATAAGTGAAAAAGCAGATGCAAAATCATTTGATAAAAAAATAAAAGAACTAGACAACGTTTTTGAATTAATGATGACAGCTACACCCAAAGAAAATGATGATATCGTTGAAATAACAAATAAAGATTTAGATGAAGACAACTGAAAACTTCTAAAAGCTAACAAAAAAATTAATTTAAGCATCCCTCATGAATCTACAGATGAAATAGATAATTCATTTCTATTAGAACAAGCTTGTAAAACTTTTTCTAATATTAAAAAACAATACAAACAAATTAGTGATGATGAAAATTTAAGAAATTTATGAAAAGTAAATCCTGCAATGCTTATTCAAGTAAAAGATAAAATTCTTGAAAAAGAAGCTGAATTTAATAAAGAAATAAAGCAAATTATTAAAGTTTTGGAAAAATATAATTTAAGTTATGCTAAATATTTTTCAGAAGAAAAAACAAAAACCGTTGCTGGTCACACTTCAAAAACAGACTTAAATTCTTTGTCTAAAAAAGATAGTGATGTTGATGTAATAATTTTTAAAGTTGGACCTGCAACTGGTTGAGATATTCCTAGAGCTTGTATGTTAGTTCAGTTAAGAAATGTTTCTTCAGAAACGCTTGATAAACAAACACTTGGAAGAATTAAGCGTTTTCCTATTCCAATAAAAATTTACAATGAAGATCACAGAAAAGAATTAAATAATTCAATAGCTAATGAGTTTTTTGTTTATTCAAACAGTAAAAAGTTTGATCAAAATTTAGGTGAAAGAATCTATTATTTAAAAGATCAATACAAAAACAAAAAATTTGTTGTTGGAGAAATTGATAAATCTAGCATAATTAAAATAAATCAAACTTACAAAGAAAAAGTTTATGAATTAGTGTCTAATGAATTTGAACAAATTTGTGAAAAATTCGAGAAGTTTAGGAAGAAAAATCAAGACTTTTTAAGGATTACTAGAAAAAATAATATCAATGAAGGAAGATTTATTGAAAAACTAATTTTCGATCAAATTGAGCTTGAAATTTTCAATGAATCATTGATAAAAAAACACAACAATCTAATAACTAACGATATGTGGGACAATATTGAATTAATTTATAATCAGAAAATTAATGAAAATATTAGAATTTCAATTAATTATTATAAATATTACATCTTGACTGAATTACTAGATGATATTAAAGAACTAAATGTAAAAAATTGAGAAAATACTAATCCTAATTTAAATATCAAACACATTATTGCTCCACCAGAAGAATATATTGAAGAATATGAAATAATTGATATTAATGATTCAAAAGATTCTTTAAAAAATTATATAGAAATAAAAAGTGAAATCGAAAAATATGCCTATTCAAATAATAAAAAAATAGAAAAAAATCAAGTAAAAATTTCTGTAGATTCAAAACCAGAAAGAGATTTTGTTGCTTTTTTTACTAGTTGATTAGAAGATGATGCTGATGAAAATTTGGAAATTAATATTTGATTTAGAAATTTTAAAAATAATTCAAAAAGTATATTTTGAGATTACTTTGAACAAACACAAGTAAAAAAATCTTATCCTGATTTTATTGTTTGCATCAATCAACACCAAATTAATATAGAAATTAAAGGTAAAGGTAATAACGACATAAGCCCTGAAAAAACAAAAGATTTAATTCAAATGACACAAAAATACGTAAAAAAAGCAAAAGAAAATTCTTTAAAAAATAAGCAAAAAAATAACTTGAATTTTACTTCATTAATTTGTTGACCTAAAAATGAAAGAGCTGATAATTTCTTATGTAAAGGTGCTTCAACATTAGAAAAAATAAATGATTTATTTAGACCACAATCTTATTTAATAACCGAAAGAAAAGATGCACAAGAATATGACATTAAAGAAGAACATCTTAAAAAGATTTTTCGAAAATTAGCAAACTAA